A region from the Streptomyces tsukubensis genome encodes:
- the glpX gene encoding class II fructose-bisphosphatase, translating to MTEHNLPPHLEVSPEAPDRNLALELVRVTEAAAMAAGRWVGRGDKNGADGAAVKAMRTLVHTVSMNGVVVIGEGEKDEAPMLFNGERIGDGTGAECDIAVDPIDGTTLAAKGMPNAIAVLAAADRGAMFDPSAVFYMDKLVTGPEAAEFVDINAPVSVNIRRVARAKGGTPEDVTVVVLDRPRHEGIVKEIRETGARIKFISDGDVAGAIMAVREGTGVDLLMGIGGTPEGIITACAIKCLGGTIQGKLWPKDEAERQRALDAGHDLGRVLTTDDLVSGDNVFFVATGITDGELLRGVRYRAETATTQSLVMRSKSGTIRQIDSTHRLSKLRAYSQIDFDRAQ from the coding sequence ATGACCGAGCACAATCTGCCGCCCCATCTGGAGGTCTCGCCCGAGGCCCCCGACCGCAACCTCGCCCTCGAACTCGTCAGGGTCACCGAGGCCGCCGCGATGGCGGCCGGCCGCTGGGTCGGCCGCGGAGACAAGAACGGCGCGGACGGGGCGGCGGTCAAGGCCATGCGCACCCTGGTCCACACCGTCTCGATGAACGGCGTCGTCGTCATCGGCGAAGGAGAGAAGGACGAAGCGCCGATGCTCTTCAACGGGGAGCGGATCGGTGACGGCACCGGTGCGGAGTGCGATATCGCGGTCGACCCGATCGACGGTACGACGCTGGCCGCCAAGGGCATGCCGAACGCCATCGCCGTCCTCGCGGCCGCCGACCGGGGCGCGATGTTCGACCCCTCCGCCGTCTTCTACATGGACAAGCTCGTCACCGGCCCCGAGGCCGCCGAGTTCGTCGATATCAACGCGCCCGTGTCGGTCAACATCCGCCGGGTCGCCCGGGCGAAGGGCGGCACGCCCGAGGACGTCACGGTCGTCGTCCTGGACCGGCCGCGCCACGAAGGCATCGTCAAGGAGATCCGGGAGACCGGCGCCCGGATCAAGTTCATCTCCGACGGCGATGTCGCCGGGGCGATCATGGCGGTACGCGAAGGCACCGGCGTCGACCTGCTGATGGGCATCGGCGGCACCCCCGAGGGCATCATCACCGCCTGCGCCATCAAGTGCCTGGGCGGCACCATCCAGGGCAAGCTGTGGCCCAAGGACGAGGCCGAGCGGCAGCGCGCGCTGGATGCGGGCCACGACCTCGGCCGGGTCCTCACCACGGACGACCTGGTCAGCGGGGACAACGTCTTCTTCGTCGCCACCGGGATCACCGACGGCGAGCTGCTGCGCGGGGTGCGCTACCGCGCCGAGACCGCGACCACCCAGTCGCTGGTGATGCGCTCCAAGTCCGGCACGATCCGGCAGATCGACTCCACGCACCGGCTGTCGAAGCTCCGCGCCTACAGCCAGATCGACTTCGACCGCGCGCAGTAG
- a CDS encoding DUF4245 domain-containing protein — MRGVAGMRGKQTVRDMVLSMAVIGAVVAVIYLFLPHDDTDRTKPVDYRIELVTAQRAAPYPVMAPEGLPQGWKPTSVRYDRDAGAAWHLGFLDPDREYVAIEQSTQAYGKYVPKVTLKAENTGRTQLVNGVAWERWAGKKYDALVLRDKGVTTVVTGTAPLARLTEMAEALKGGSTIPSTAPSWPTAGTAAPRS, encoded by the coding sequence ATGAGGGGCGTGGCAGGTATGCGAGGCAAACAGACGGTGCGGGACATGGTGCTGTCGATGGCGGTCATCGGGGCCGTCGTCGCGGTGATCTATCTCTTCCTCCCGCACGACGACACCGACCGGACGAAGCCGGTCGACTACCGGATCGAGCTGGTGACGGCGCAGCGGGCGGCGCCGTATCCCGTGATGGCGCCCGAGGGGCTGCCCCAGGGCTGGAAGCCGACGTCCGTGCGGTACGACCGCGACGCGGGCGCCGCCTGGCACCTGGGATTCCTCGACCCCGACCGCGAGTACGTGGCGATCGAGCAGTCCACGCAGGCGTACGGCAAGTATGTGCCGAAGGTCACGCTCAAGGCGGAGAACACCGGCAGGACCCAGCTGGTGAACGGGGTGGCCTGGGAGCGCTGGGCGGGCAAGAAGTACGACGCCCTGGTGCTCCGGGACAAGGGAGTGACCACCGTGGTCACCGGTACGGCTCCGCTGGCGCGGCTGACGGAGATGGCCGAGGCGCTCAAGGGCGGCTCCACCATCCCCAGCACGGCGCCGTCGTGGCCCACGGCCGGCACGGCCGCCCCGCGGTCCTGA
- a CDS encoding malonic semialdehyde reductase, producing the protein MTLAIDRTAQDLLFREARTANAFTGEPVSDEQLQEIYDLVKFGPTAFNQTPLRIVLVRSDEARARLLPHMSDGNRDKTGAAPLVAILAADNEFHEELPELLPHFPQAKDLFFAERPVREQSAGMNAALQAAYFIVGVRAAGLAAGPMTGFDHAGVQKEFLDGDHTPLMVVNIGRPDPESGFPRSPRLGYDAVVTSV; encoded by the coding sequence ATGACCCTCGCCATCGACCGCACCGCCCAGGACCTGCTCTTCCGCGAGGCCCGCACCGCCAACGCGTTCACCGGGGAGCCGGTGAGCGACGAGCAGCTCCAGGAGATCTACGACCTGGTCAAGTTCGGGCCCACCGCCTTCAACCAGACCCCGCTGCGGATCGTCCTCGTCCGCTCGGACGAGGCCCGCGCCAGGCTGCTGCCGCATATGTCCGACGGCAACCGCGACAAGACCGGAGCCGCTCCGCTGGTGGCGATCCTCGCCGCCGACAACGAGTTCCACGAGGAGCTGCCCGAGCTGCTCCCGCACTTCCCGCAGGCCAAGGACCTCTTCTTCGCCGAGCGTCCGGTCCGTGAGCAGTCGGCGGGCATGAACGCCGCGCTCCAGGCCGCGTACTTCATCGTCGGGGTCCGGGCCGCCGGTCTCGCGGCCGGGCCGATGACCGGCTTCGACCACGCGGGCGTCCAGAAGGAGTTCCTGGACGGCGACCACACCCCGCTGATGGTCGTCAACATCGGCCGCCCCGACCCGGAGTCCGGCTTCCCGCGCTCGCCGCGGCTCGGCTACGACGCGGTGGTCACCTCCGTCTGA
- a CDS encoding exodeoxyribonuclease VII small subunit: protein MAAKTDGTEGVDGAGGPAAADAEASERAALGYEQARDELIDVVRRLEAGGTTLEESLALWERGEELAKVCRHWLEGARARLDAALAAGDGEPPAGE from the coding sequence ATGGCCGCGAAGACGGACGGGACCGAAGGGGTCGACGGGGCCGGTGGGCCGGCCGCGGCGGACGCGGAGGCGTCGGAGCGGGCCGCCCTCGGCTATGAGCAGGCCCGTGACGAGCTGATCGACGTCGTCCGCCGACTGGAGGCGGGCGGTACGACGCTGGAGGAGTCGCTGGCGCTCTGGGAGCGCGGCGAGGAGCTGGCGAAGGTCTGCCGCCACTGGCTGGAGGGCGCCCGGGCCCGGCTGGACGCGGCCCTGGCCGCGGGGGACGGGGAGCCGCCGGCAGGCGAATGA
- the xseA gene encoding exodeoxyribonuclease VII large subunit: MALNTSPEAPLPVGQVSRLIGGWIDRLGAVWVEGQITQMSRRPGQGVVFLTLRDPAHDISVGVTCFRQVFDAVADVVSEGARVVVLAKPEWYAPRGQLSLRATEIRPVGMGELLVKLEQLKRSLGAEGLFAPGRKKPLPFLPHRVGLVCGRASAAERDVLEVARRRWPAVRFEVRNVAVQGVHAVPQVVRAVKELDDHPEVDVIVVARGGGSVEDLLPFSDERLVRTVADCRTPVVSAIGHEPDSPLLDLVADLRASTPTDAAKKVVPDVGEELERVRQLRSRALRTVRGLLDREERGLAHTLGRPSMERPRRMVDDRAAELDALTARSRRVLGHLLDRADSELSHTWARVVSLSPAATLERGYAVLQSPDGAVVRSPDEVSEGDELRARVAEGELSVRVV; the protein is encoded by the coding sequence ATGGCTCTCAACACGTCCCCTGAGGCACCCCTGCCGGTGGGCCAGGTCTCGCGGCTGATCGGGGGCTGGATCGACCGGCTCGGCGCGGTGTGGGTGGAGGGACAGATCACCCAGATGTCCCGGCGCCCCGGTCAGGGCGTCGTCTTTCTGACGCTGCGCGACCCCGCGCACGACATCTCGGTCGGCGTCACCTGTTTCCGCCAGGTCTTCGACGCGGTCGCCGATGTGGTGTCGGAGGGCGCGCGGGTCGTGGTGCTCGCCAAGCCCGAGTGGTACGCGCCCCGGGGGCAGCTGTCACTGCGGGCGACGGAGATACGGCCGGTGGGCATGGGCGAGCTGCTGGTGAAGCTGGAGCAGCTCAAGCGGTCCCTGGGCGCGGAGGGACTGTTCGCGCCGGGGCGGAAGAAGCCCCTCCCGTTCCTTCCGCACCGGGTGGGCCTGGTCTGCGGCCGGGCCTCGGCGGCGGAGCGGGATGTGCTGGAGGTGGCCCGCAGGCGGTGGCCCGCGGTCCGTTTCGAGGTGCGCAATGTGGCCGTGCAGGGGGTGCACGCGGTGCCACAGGTCGTCCGGGCGGTCAAGGAGCTGGACGACCATCCGGAGGTCGATGTGATCGTGGTGGCCCGCGGCGGCGGCAGTGTGGAGGATCTGCTGCCGTTCTCGGACGAACGGCTGGTGCGTACGGTGGCCGACTGCCGTACGCCGGTGGTGTCGGCCATCGGCCACGAGCCGGACTCCCCGCTGCTGGACCTGGTCGCCGATCTGCGGGCGTCGACGCCGACGGACGCGGCGAAGAAGGTCGTACCGGACGTCGGTGAGGAGCTGGAGCGGGTGCGGCAGTTGCGGAGCCGTGCGCTCCGTACGGTCCGGGGGCTGCTGGACCGGGAGGAGCGCGGGCTGGCGCACACCCTGGGGCGGCCGTCGATGGAGCGCCCCCGGCGGATGGTGGACGACCGCGCGGCCGAGCTGGACGCGCTGACCGCGCGCTCCCGGCGGGTGCTCGGCCATCTGCTGGACCGGGCCGATTCGGAGCTGTCGCACACCTGGGCCCGGGTGGTGTCGCTCTCCCCCGCCGCGACCCTGGAGCGGGGGTACGCGGTGCTCCAGTCGCCGGACGGTGCCGTGGTGCGCTCGCCGGACGAGGTGTCCGAGGGCGACGAACTGCGGGCCCGGGTGGCCGAGGGCGAGCTGTCGGTACGGGTCGTGTAG
- a CDS encoding APC family permease, protein MAKDASGADVPESRVGAEGGELRRTLGFRDLVVYGLLFIAPMAPVGVYGALDARSHGAVALVYVVATIAMAFTAVSYAQMVRVAPRAGSVFTYATKGLGPGPGFIAGWMAMLDYLLIPAVAYLFSGIAMEALVPSVDRWIWTVLAVLVTTALNLWGVRPAARVGFAVLVLEIVVLLVFVVSAVVVLVRDGAQRGWLSPLTGDLTFSLTAVLGAVSVAVLSYLGFDAIASFAEEVTGGSRQVARAVLFCLALAGVLFFVQTYLVALLEPLSSAELAAAPEKQGTAFYDAVDTSVGAWLHDLIAVSKAIGAAFAALAAQAAAGRLLFAMARERRLPRGLARTGAGTPRVALLVAAVISLVAAVWAARRPNGLEQLVSVVDIGALTAFVLLHASVVGWFVVRRMEGPPDRLRHLVVPVVGAAILIAVMVEAATAAQVVGVVWLGVGLVVLAVRWERPGAL, encoded by the coding sequence ATGGCGAAGGATGCGAGCGGTGCGGACGTTCCGGAGTCGCGAGTCGGTGCGGAGGGCGGCGAGCTGCGGCGGACTCTCGGGTTCCGGGATCTGGTCGTCTACGGTCTGCTCTTCATCGCCCCCATGGCGCCGGTCGGCGTCTACGGCGCTCTCGACGCCCGTTCGCACGGTGCGGTGGCCCTCGTCTATGTGGTGGCGACGATCGCGATGGCCTTCACGGCCGTCAGCTATGCGCAGATGGTACGGGTCGCGCCCCGCGCGGGTTCGGTGTTCACCTACGCCACCAAGGGGCTCGGGCCCGGCCCGGGGTTCATCGCCGGCTGGATGGCGATGCTCGACTATCTACTGATCCCGGCGGTCGCCTACCTCTTCTCGGGCATCGCGATGGAGGCGCTGGTCCCGTCGGTGGACCGGTGGATCTGGACGGTGCTGGCGGTGCTGGTGACCACGGCGCTGAACCTGTGGGGGGTACGGCCCGCGGCGCGGGTCGGCTTCGCGGTCCTCGTGCTGGAGATCGTGGTGCTGCTGGTGTTCGTGGTGTCGGCGGTGGTGGTGCTGGTACGGGACGGGGCACAGCGCGGCTGGCTCTCGCCGCTCACGGGCGATCTGACTTTCTCGCTGACGGCGGTGCTGGGCGCGGTGTCCGTGGCGGTGCTGTCGTATCTGGGCTTCGACGCGATCGCCTCCTTCGCGGAGGAGGTCACCGGCGGGTCCCGGCAGGTGGCGCGGGCGGTGCTGTTCTGTCTGGCGCTGGCGGGTGTGCTGTTCTTCGTGCAGACGTATCTGGTGGCGCTGCTGGAGCCCCTGTCGTCGGCGGAGCTGGCCGCGGCGCCGGAGAAACAGGGGACGGCCTTCTACGACGCCGTGGACACGTCCGTCGGCGCCTGGCTGCACGATCTGATCGCGGTCAGCAAGGCGATCGGCGCGGCTTTCGCGGCGCTGGCGGCGCAGGCCGCGGCGGGGCGGCTGCTCTTCGCGATGGCCCGTGAGCGGCGGCTGCCGCGCGGTCTGGCCCGGACGGGTGCGGGGACACCGCGGGTGGCGCTGCTGGTGGCGGCGGTGATCTCGCTGGTCGCCGCGGTGTGGGCGGCGCGCAGGCCGAACGGTCTGGAGCAGCTGGTCTCGGTCGTGGACATCGGGGCGCTGACGGCGTTCGTGCTGCTGCACGCGAGTGTGGTCGGCTGGTTCGTGGTACGCCGGATGGAGGGGCCGCCGGACCGGCTGCGGCATCTCGTGGTGCCCGTGGTGGGGGCGGCGATCCTGATCGCGGTGATGGTGGAGGCGGCCACCGCGGCGCAGGTGGTGGGTGTGGTGTGGCTGGGTGTGGGGCTGGTGGTGCTGGCAGTGCGCTGGGAGCGGCCGGGGGCGCTGTGA
- a CDS encoding 4-hydroxy-3-methylbut-2-enyl diphosphate reductase: MTATPPARRVLLAAPRGYCAGVDRAVIAVEKAIEQYGSPIYVRHEIVHNKYVVQTLERKGAIFVDATAEVPEGSIVMFSAHGVAPVVHQEAAERRLATIDATCPLVTKVHKEAVRFANDDYDILLIGHEGHEEVIGTSGEAPDHITLVDGPEDVANVTVRDESKVVWLSQTTLSVDETMETVDKLKEKFPQLISPPSDDICYATQNRQIAVKQMGADADLVIVVGSKNSSNSVRLVEVALGAGARDAHLVDFAEEIDEAWLDGVSTVGLTSGASVPDILVEGVLEWLAQRGFEDVELVKSAEESITFSLPKELRKDLRAEAAELMARGGATAAG, encoded by the coding sequence ATGACTGCTACGCCTCCAGCCCGTCGCGTCCTCCTCGCCGCCCCCCGTGGCTACTGCGCGGGTGTGGACCGTGCCGTGATCGCCGTCGAGAAGGCCATCGAGCAGTACGGCTCGCCGATCTACGTCCGCCACGAGATCGTCCACAACAAGTACGTCGTCCAGACCCTGGAACGGAAGGGCGCGATCTTCGTCGACGCGACCGCGGAGGTGCCCGAGGGCTCCATCGTGATGTTCTCGGCGCACGGCGTCGCCCCCGTCGTCCACCAGGAGGCCGCCGAGCGCAGGCTCGCGACCATCGACGCGACCTGCCCGCTGGTGACCAAGGTCCACAAGGAAGCCGTCCGGTTCGCCAACGACGACTACGACATCCTCCTCATCGGCCACGAGGGCCACGAGGAGGTCATCGGCACCTCCGGCGAGGCCCCCGACCACATCACGCTGGTCGACGGCCCGGAGGACGTGGCGAACGTGACCGTGCGCGACGAGTCGAAGGTCGTCTGGCTCTCCCAGACCACCCTCTCCGTCGACGAGACCATGGAGACGGTCGACAAGCTGAAGGAGAAGTTCCCCCAGCTGATCTCGCCGCCGAGCGACGACATCTGCTACGCCACGCAGAACCGCCAGATCGCGGTCAAGCAGATGGGCGCGGACGCCGACCTCGTGATCGTCGTCGGCTCCAAGAACTCCTCGAACTCGGTCCGGCTGGTCGAGGTCGCCCTCGGCGCCGGCGCCCGCGACGCCCATCTGGTCGACTTCGCCGAGGAGATCGACGAGGCATGGCTGGATGGCGTGTCGACGGTCGGCCTCACCTCCGGCGCCTCCGTGCCCGACATCCTGGTCGAAGGCGTGCTGGAGTGGCTCGCGCAGCGCGGATTCGAGGACGTGGAGCTGGTGAAGTCGGCGGAGGAGTCGATCACCTTCTCGCTGCCCAAGGAGCTCCGCAAGGACCTTCGGGCCGAAGCGGCGGAGCTGATGGCCCGGGGCGGTGCCACGGCCGCCGGGTGA
- the ppgK gene encoding polyphosphate--glucose phosphotransferase has translation MNVFGVDIGGSGIKGAPVDLDRGDLTQERYKVLTPHPATPDAVADGVAEVVRHFGWTGPVGITFPGVVTGGITRTAANVDKGWIGTDAAALLGSRLGGSAVTVLNDADAAGVAEMTFGAGKGRNGTVMMLTFGTGIGSALFVDGRLVPNTELGHLELHGRDAETHASTKAKEDEDLTWPHWARRVQKYLAHVEMLFSPGLFIIGGGVSRKAEKFLPLIEGVRAEIVPAQLQNNAGIVGAAMACSATASATR, from the coding sequence ATGAACGTCTTCGGAGTGGACATCGGTGGATCCGGCATCAAGGGCGCGCCCGTCGACCTCGACCGCGGGGACCTGACGCAGGAGCGCTACAAGGTACTGACCCCGCATCCGGCGACGCCCGACGCGGTCGCGGACGGCGTCGCCGAGGTGGTGCGGCACTTCGGCTGGACGGGACCGGTCGGGATCACCTTCCCCGGTGTGGTCACCGGCGGGATCACCCGTACCGCCGCCAATGTCGACAAGGGCTGGATCGGTACGGACGCGGCCGCGCTGCTCGGCTCCCGGCTCGGCGGCAGCGCGGTCACCGTGCTCAACGACGCCGATGCCGCCGGGGTCGCCGAGATGACCTTCGGCGCGGGCAAGGGCCGGAACGGCACGGTGATGATGCTGACCTTCGGTACGGGGATCGGCTCGGCCCTCTTCGTCGACGGACGGCTGGTGCCCAATACCGAGCTGGGCCATCTGGAGCTGCACGGCAGGGACGCCGAGACCCATGCCTCCACCAAGGCCAAGGAGGACGAGGATCTCACCTGGCCGCACTGGGCACGCCGGGTCCAGAAGTATCTGGCCCATGTGGAGATGCTGTTCTCGCCCGGGCTGTTCATCATCGGGGGCGGGGTCAGCCGGAAGGCGGAGAAGTTCCTGCCGCTGATCGAAGGCGTACGGGCGGAGATCGTCCCCGCGCAGCTCCAGAACAACGCGGGAATCGTGGGCGCGGCGATGGCCTGCTCGGCGACGGCTTCGGCCACTCGCTGA
- a CDS encoding DUF6542 domain-containing protein, translating to MEQPRTSHPQRRQRPQAPPSQGPLSPQSALADRPVLYGVRPAPPARPAPPFAQLLRRLPAPRLTGLGAGLFALVAMVLIGSVDRLLFDGSAVVYGVLFLPVCALTALWVREADLVTAPIGVPIAFAAGIVPIAGGEGGIGGQVMAVVTALAVHAGWLYGGTLVAGVITSVRKVRQMSRRKRRIRAAAGAAAGAPPAGRR from the coding sequence GTGGAGCAGCCAAGGACGAGTCACCCCCAGCGCCGCCAGCGGCCGCAGGCACCCCCTTCCCAGGGTCCGCTCTCCCCGCAGAGCGCCCTCGCCGACCGTCCCGTCCTGTACGGAGTACGGCCCGCGCCCCCGGCGCGCCCCGCGCCGCCGTTCGCCCAGCTGCTGCGCAGACTGCCCGCGCCCCGCCTCACGGGGCTGGGCGCCGGGCTCTTCGCGCTGGTCGCCATGGTGCTGATCGGGTCCGTCGACCGGCTGCTGTTCGACGGGTCCGCCGTGGTCTACGGGGTGCTCTTCCTGCCCGTCTGCGCCCTGACCGCGCTCTGGGTCCGCGAGGCCGATCTGGTGACCGCCCCGATCGGCGTGCCGATCGCCTTCGCCGCGGGCATCGTCCCCATCGCGGGCGGCGAGGGCGGGATCGGCGGCCAGGTGATGGCCGTGGTGACCGCCCTGGCGGTGCACGCGGGCTGGCTGTACGGCGGCACCCTGGTCGCGGGCGTCATCACCTCCGTACGCAAGGTGCGGCAGATGAGCCGCCGCAAGCGCCGGATCCGTGCGGCTGCCGGGGCGGCGGCCGGGGCACCCCCGGCCGGCCGCCGGTAG
- the ychF gene encoding redox-regulated ATPase YchF: MSLTIGIVGLPNVGKSTLFNALTKNDVLAANYPFATIEPNVGVVGVPDARLAKLAEIFGSQRVLPATVDFVDIAGIVRGASEGEGLGNKFLANIRESDAICQVIRAFKDENVVHVDGKVSPADDIETINTELILADLQSVEKAVPRLTKEARLQKEKAAVLAAVESAQKILEEGRTLFSAGITKGTEQGDLLHELHLLTTKPFLYVFNVDEDELVDEDFKNEQRALVAPAEAIFLNAKIESELIELDDDEALELLQSMGQEEPGLATLGRVGFDTLGLQTYLTAGPKESRAWTIKKGATAPEAAGVIHTDFQKGFIKAEVISFADLVETGSVAEARAKGKARMEGKEYVMQDGDVVEFRFNV; this comes from the coding sequence GTGTCGCTCACGATCGGAATCGTCGGTCTGCCGAATGTCGGCAAGTCGACCCTGTTCAACGCCCTGACCAAGAACGACGTGCTGGCGGCCAACTACCCGTTCGCCACCATCGAGCCGAACGTCGGTGTGGTCGGGGTCCCGGACGCCCGGCTCGCCAAGCTGGCGGAGATCTTCGGCTCCCAGCGCGTCCTCCCCGCGACGGTCGACTTCGTCGACATCGCGGGCATCGTCCGGGGCGCGAGCGAAGGCGAGGGCCTGGGCAACAAGTTCCTGGCGAACATCCGTGAGTCCGATGCGATCTGCCAGGTCATCCGGGCCTTCAAGGACGAGAACGTCGTCCATGTCGACGGCAAGGTCTCGCCCGCGGACGATATCGAGACGATCAACACCGAGCTGATCCTGGCCGACCTCCAGTCCGTCGAGAAGGCGGTGCCCCGGCTGACGAAGGAGGCCCGCCTCCAGAAGGAGAAGGCCGCGGTCCTCGCCGCCGTCGAGTCGGCGCAGAAGATCCTCGAAGAGGGCCGGACCCTGTTCTCCGCGGGCATCACCAAGGGCACCGAGCAGGGCGACCTCCTCCACGAGCTGCACCTGCTGACAACCAAGCCCTTCCTCTACGTCTTCAACGTCGACGAGGACGAGCTGGTCGACGAGGACTTCAAGAACGAGCAGCGCGCGCTGGTCGCCCCCGCCGAGGCGATCTTCCTCAACGCCAAGATCGAGTCCGAGCTGATCGAACTCGACGACGACGAGGCCCTCGAACTCCTCCAGTCCATGGGCCAGGAGGAGCCCGGCCTCGCCACCCTCGGCCGCGTCGGCTTCGACACCCTGGGCCTCCAGACCTATCTGACGGCAGGCCCCAAGGAGTCCCGCGCCTGGACCATCAAGAAGGGCGCCACCGCCCCCGAGGCCGCCGGAGTCATCCACACCGACTTCCAGAAGGGCTTCATCAAGGCCGAGGTCATCTCCTTCGCCGACCTCGTCGAAACGGGCTCGGTCGCCGAGGCCCGCGCCAAGGGCAAGGCCCGTATGGAGGGCAAGGAGTACGTGATGCAGGACGGCGACGTCGTGGAGTTCCGCTTCAACGTGTAG
- a CDS encoding type II toxin-antitoxin system RelE family toxin has product MSEYRTVFCPEAQAELRKIPRDMALRILAKLTELEADPLGFSTTALVSQPDRRRLRMGDYRVVYTIDNGELVVWFVHVGHRSTVYDT; this is encoded by the coding sequence GTGAGTGAGTACCGAACCGTCTTCTGCCCCGAAGCGCAGGCCGAACTCCGGAAGATCCCCCGCGATATGGCGCTGCGCATCCTGGCCAAGCTGACCGAACTGGAGGCCGATCCACTCGGCTTCAGCACCACCGCGCTCGTGTCCCAGCCGGACCGCCGACGCCTGCGGATGGGCGACTACCGCGTCGTCTACACGATCGACAATGGAGAGTTGGTGGTTTGGTTCGTTCATGTGGGACATCGGTCCACCGTCTACGACACCTGA
- a CDS encoding type II toxin-antitoxin system Phd/YefM family antitoxin produces the protein MTQPLPIESIRDVRAHLAEVVERADRDDVPTVITRRGKQVAAVVSIEVLRKYQEWEEREINRIIDERMANPAPGIPIEDIMRETLARGE, from the coding sequence ATGACACAGCCGCTGCCCATAGAGTCCATCCGTGACGTGCGTGCACATTTGGCGGAGGTCGTGGAGCGCGCGGACCGGGACGATGTGCCCACCGTGATCACCCGACGCGGCAAGCAGGTCGCCGCCGTCGTCTCCATCGAGGTGCTGCGCAAATACCAGGAGTGGGAAGAGCGCGAGATCAACCGGATCATCGACGAGCGCATGGCCAACCCGGCTCCCGGCATCCCGATCGAGGACATCATGAGGGAGACGCTGGCCCGCGGTGAGTGA
- a CDS encoding DUF4326 domain-containing protein produces MNRPRPKTTVVNLKGHRDDPEYADVVYVGRPMNRGGWHLPGSPLASPYRPGPDGTREEVMTAYRTHLLSRPDLLALLPPLRGHRLGCWCVPEKCHAEVIAELADAGYGGTPRDPSG; encoded by the coding sequence ATGAACCGCCCCCGCCCGAAGACCACCGTGGTCAATCTGAAGGGCCACCGCGACGACCCGGAGTACGCGGACGTCGTCTATGTGGGCCGCCCCATGAACCGCGGCGGCTGGCATCTTCCGGGCTCACCCCTCGCGAGCCCCTACCGTCCCGGCCCCGACGGCACCCGCGAGGAGGTGATGACCGCCTACCGCACCCATCTCCTCTCCCGCCCGGACCTCCTCGCCCTCCTCCCACCCCTGCGGGGCCACCGCCTCGGCTGCTGGTGCGTCCCCGAGAAGTGCCATGCGGAGGTCATCGCGGAGTTGGCCGACGCGGGGTACGGCGGAACGCCGCGGGACCCCTCGGGCTGA